TATATACCCGCCCCGGGCATATACTACCCGATCATCTACTCGGTCTTGGAGACTCTAACTCCCTCCCGAGACTTTTCTCATCTGATTCCAGACAGTATAGCTTGCATTGGATACTGATATGGCCCAGGATTTGCCCAGACCTGCCGCTGTCATCCATGCTGCTCCAGGACTGTCCATGCCAGAGTGCGGGGTGGGCTTGTACTGTCCGGTGATTGATGGAAAATCCACGACGATCTCTCGAGCTGCCCATTCAGCCTATTTGACTCTTCCCAGCCAACACACCACTCCGTCCGCTTTGAGCTTAGCAGGCGCCTCCTCACGCGTTTGTTGGAGTGGTTGCGGGGTTGCCTCGGTCTTGTTCACCCCGAGTACAACCCTCTCCGCTTTATATCCTAGCAGCAGGCTGGCTCGATATTTCACAGGCGGGGGCAAGAGCACATCATCAACCAAaggaaataaagaaaaagagagcaTAGacaaaaagagagaaaatggTCAAGAAATACGCCCTTGTCGGCACCGGCGGCCgggccatcttcttctacACGGCAATCGTAAAAGACTTCTCTCAAACAGCCCAGCTCGTCGCCTTTTGCGACACTAATCAGACGCGCCTAGACTATGCCAATTCACGCCTCGAAGCACTTGGCCATGCCCGGATCCCAACCTTCCTGGCCTCTGACTTTGACCGCATGATCGCAGAGACACAGCCCGACGAAGTCATTGTCACGACAATTGACCGCACGCACAATATCTACATCGTGCGCGCGCTGGAACTCGGATGCAACGTCATCACTGAGAAGCCCATGACCATCGACGCGCCTCGGTGCCGGCAGATCTTCGACGCAGTCGAGCGGACAGGCAACAGAGTGAGAGTAACCTTCAATTACCGCTACGCGCCTCACAACACCAAGATCTACGAACTGTTGTCATCCGGCGTGATCGGTCAAGTCAACTCGGTGCATTTCGAATGGCTGCTCAATACTCAGCATGGAGCCGACTATTACCGGCGCTGGCACCGCGATAAGCGGAACAGCGGGGGCTTGCTCGTGCACAAGTCGACTCATCATTTTGACCTGGTCAACTTCTGGCTGCAGTCCAGGCCCGAGACAGTGGTCGCAATGGGCGACCTCAAGTTCTACGGAAGGGAGAATGCAGAAAGACGTGGTGAGACAAAGTTCTACTCTCGTGCGTATGGGAGCGAGAATGCGAAGGATGACCACTTTGCACTGCATCTTGACCGCAACCCGCAGCTGAAGTCAATGTACTTggatgcagagaaggaagacgcCTACTTCCGGGACCAGTCTGTTTTCAGCGACGGAATCAGCATCGAGGATACGATGGGCGTGATGGTGCGGTATGGCTCCGGCGCCGTCCTGACTTACTCTCTTACGTCCTACGCGCCCTGGGAAGGGTTCCGAGTTATGTTCAATGGCAGTAAAGGCCGGCTGGAGGTGGAAGTCGTCGAGCAGTCGTACGTTAATTCTGGTGGTGAGCAAGCCCTGGAAGGGGCATTGGAAAGCCAGTCGATTGTGTTGCGGCCGATGTTTGGCAAGCCCGTGCAGATTGAGATTCCCAAGGGGAGTGGTGGTCATGGAGGAGGCGAtccgcagctgctgaatGATCTATTTGGAGAGTTTATTGGCGATGATCCGTACAGGAGGGCGGCGTCGCATGTGGATGGGGCGCTGTCGATCTTGACGGGCATTTGTGCGAATCGGTCCATGAGCACGGGGCAGACGGTGAGGGTTGATGATGTCTTCAAAGTGTAGTGCGATGAGGAGTTTTGTGTTTTTTGATAGAGCCACGACTTCAGAATGCATGATAGAGCTAGAATCATAGGCTGTTTCAGGCTGTTTCATGTCTAGGAAATAAAAAATGCAGCTCTTGTACTCTTGAGCATTACAATTGAGGCTCGCTACTGTAAACGAGCTGCGAGGCCTAATAGCTTGTTGCATAGGCCACGACTAGTCTCTTTAATCTGTGAGAATCTAGATTCTGATTCTGCCCTTGAAGAAGATAGGCAGTTGCAGGCACCCCAAGTTCTCTGCCAACTGGGGCATGAATGTTATATTCAGAACAAAAGACTATTATCTAGTCTATCACAGGGCAAATGGCTTTATATTTGTTCTTTACCGTGTATCAAATCAATTTCCAATGACATCTTGCTTCGTCAAACAGTGCCGGCTTTGTAAGTAATGTAAGACCATGTTAACTATAGAATTCAATTCCTGGCCCCTCGAGAATATTTATTCAATCATGTAGGAGTTCAGTTTTTTTGTCATGAGGTCATGCTCCAACATGGAAAACTCTTCATTATTAGGtcttcttggagcttggCCTAGTCTGCCAGCACCTGGATAGAGCCTTGCGGCATCCTCGAGGACTTTCAGAGCAGCACAAAATCGACACCCTCTCACCACCTAGATGCGGCCATGACCGTGGGTTTCAACGTATTATGATGGGCCAGCGACGGACAACGCAAAAAATCCATGACTACGCTCTGTCCCCGCGTATTCGAGCCATGGAGGCAGACCCCAAAAGGTTTGGTGCTTTAAATCCGCCTCTAGCGCGGCAGTCATGGACACGTCCAGGTTCTACTGAACACAAATATTTGGTTTATTTTTCCAACGCTCGGTGAATACGGGAAATGCAtgataggtatggttgatGATACAGCATAGTAACTTAAGGATATAGAGGTGCTTTCGATATCAATGTTCAATTCATCATGATCAAAGACCATACAGATAATATATATTCAAATCAAAATCCCCAAAACCCGGATTCTACTGCTAGATATCATGCAAGGGTCAAACATTACCAGAAAAGAGTCGCAGTCTTCCAATCACAGgccggctggcccaattggcaaggcgtctgactacgaatcaggagattgcaggttCGAGCCCTGCGTCGgtcatttttttttgcttttccaaTTATTCCTAAAGAGCCAGTTTTCTTTGAACCAATTTTTGGTACTGGTGGAgtatggatggggaggaacGGGGCTGGGTGGGCCTGGTAGGGCTGCTATTGCACGTGACCTCACCTATACAGTATCCGTACAATTTTGCGTGCAGTTCCTGCGAGCAGGCGAAAAGACCAGAATATATGAGAGGGAGTTGTCATTTTCGGTTTGCTTTGCTTAACCCGACTCGTGCCCTTTGACTCCGTGTTCTATGATCTCTTTACTTGTTTCGAGCTAGCCTTTATACCGAGATGAGACCATTCGTCTTCTTTGTAGTAGCTCATGTTTCAGCCTCATCGAAGAATATGTAACCGCAGCAATAAACGTACTTGAATCGCCAGCGATATTTATATAGTAGTAGTGTCGAAGCGCTCGGGTTGACGTTTTTGTGTGCATTGGTATACTGTAGGACCAACACAATACGATTCTGATATCCGACAAGTACTACAGTCCGCAATTCAATGTCCTTCTACTTCACAAAAATGTCCTT
This sequence is a window from Aspergillus nidulans FGSC A4 chromosome IV. Protein-coding genes within it:
- a CDS encoding Gfo/Idh/MocA family protein (transcript_id=CADANIAT00000301), which encodes MVKKYALVGTGGRAIFFYTAIVKDFSQTAQLVAFCDTNQTRLDYANSRLEALGHARIPTFLASDFDRMIAETQPDEVIVTTIDRTHNIYIVRALELGCNVITEKPMTIDAPRCRQIFDAVERTGNRVRVTFNYRYAPHNTKIYELLSSGVIGQVNSVHFEWLLNTQHGADYYRRWHRDKRNSGGLLVHKSTHHFDLVNFWLQSRPETVVAMGDLKFYGRENAERRGETKFYSRAYGSENAKDDHFALHLDRNPQLKSMYLDAEKEDAYFRDQSVFSDGISIEDTMGVMVRYGSGAVLTYSLTSYAPWEGFRVMFNGSKGRLEVEVVEQSYVNSGGEQALEGALESQSIVLRPMFGKPVQIEIPKGSGGHGGGDPQLLNDLFGEFIGDDPYRRAASHVDGALSILTGICANRSMSTGQTVRVDDVFKV